CTCATAGGTGTTCCTTGGATATTAAATAATCCTGCAAAAACTCCAACTACTGCTGCATTAACCAATATAGGCAAAATCATTTTAGGATTTTTCGCAAAGTTAGCCATCTGCATTTTAGGAGAACCTAAAAAATGCGCAAGACTTGTACCTGTTCCATTTACTTTAAAGCCTAATATGGCCAATCCAAAACCAGCGGAGCAAATACCTAGGTTTGCAGCACCAGAACCAAGTCCTGATAAAGAAATAGCCAATGCGACACCAACTGTGGATACAGGTGATATAATTAGAAATGCGAATGTTACAGATATCAAAATACCCATTATTACTGGCTGTAAGGTTGAAAAGACATTTACTAAAGAACCTATATACCCTGTTAACCTAGAAACATAGGGTAGAGTTGTCAACCCAATAAGTCCTACAACAATAATTACAATTGTAGGTACTAATAGAATAGTATAAGCTTTTAATTTATTACCTATAAGTAGTAATAATGCTACAGCGATTGATGCTGTAATACCTGCATTAATAACATCTCCTAGCCCTGCTAATAAGAACCCAGATTCAGTTATCTTTATAGCACCAGAACCTATCATAGTTGTTATAGATAAAGTTCCAGCTTGAATTGGGGAAAATTTGAATTGTCTTGCAATACATAAACCCATAATTGCAGATAGTAGCCTTGATCCAATTTGTATTATTACTAATATTGTAGTAAAACCTAATGCTTTACTAATCTCTCCTAGTAATGCAAATGGTACTAATGCAACAACTATTCCAGTACTCATACCTGTAAGAATTTTAATAAAATACTCTTTCACATTTATTTTGTTTTCCATTGAAATCTCCTTGTAATGTATTCAATGTAAACGATGACCTAAGAGCACAGTCAATAAAAATTTAAGAATATTTATATTTTTTTATAGATAATAATAAACCTATTCAACTAGAACCTGTAATTCCATGATCATTTCATCTTCATTATCTGTAAAAGATCTATCAACAATACAAAAATCATAAAAATCTCCAATAGCTTTATAGTTATTGTTATTTAACCAATCCATAAGAAATGTTACGGCTTTTTCATTATAATATGATCCCATATGATACATGCTTATATATTTACCCCTTGGAAGAATATTCTGTCCCTGGATTTTGAAATCTGTAGGTAGAAGAATAAAAGAGCCAGATCTCTTAGGTAACTGTTCTCCATTGTTAAAATATATAGAACCATACTCTTGATGAGAAAAGTGGTCTAACTCTCTTAAACGGCCTAAAACCTTTCTATATGCTAACATTATTCCTTCTTTATCATTCTGTTCAGCATCTAACATAAAAACTTTTCTTGTATCATGAATCTGAATAGAGGGTCTATTAAGGTCATTTTTATTGATCTTTTTGGCACGTTCATAGAAATTAATAAGATACTCGATACTTCTTTTTTTTTGAGAGAGTTTATCAATATCTTCTGATACAATATTTAACCTTTTATGTAATTCGCTGATCATGAGTTCATGGGTCCGATTTTCTAGAAGATATTTTGTTTCTGATAAGGAAAACCCTATATCCTTTAAATAAATGATCTGTTTTAAAATTGGAAAATTTTTTCTAGAATAATATTTATAATTATTTAATCCACCAATTTGATCTGGTTTAAATAAGTCTATTTTATCGTAATATCTCAACGTTTTTTTTGTAATATTATGTAGTTTGGCTACATCACCCATTTTATATAGTTTTTCTGGCAAAAAAAGCTCCTAAAATCATGACCCAAGGGCACAGTATATTTAGGTTAGTATAATATATGATGGATAATTTGGGGATACAATTACTCTTTTTGAATTCTACTGTATAATTTTTCTATATATGCATATATGGAAGACCTAATAAACAGTAAGTCAAAAGAACTTTTTGGTATAAACTATGTATTCCCCTTTCAAAGGCTTGTTATATCTAATACATTGGCAGCAGCAGGATATTTCTCTGAAGATGATAGATTAGAGAGCATTCCAAGGCAGATTGTTTTACTACCAACAGGAGCTGGGAAATCCCTCTGTTTTATGTTACCTGGGGTATTATTAGAAGGTATGACACTAATAATATTCCCCCTACTCTCTTTAATGGCAGACCAGGAGAGAAGAATAATAGAGGGAGGGGGATCTGTTACCATATTAAAAGGGGGAATGTCTAAGGATGAAAAGGATGAGGCATATAAACTAATTAGAACAAACAGTGTAAAATTCATTCTTACAAACCCAGAAACCCTAGGAAGTGTTAAAATACTAGATCTATTAAGTGGTGCTGAGATTACCCATGTAGTTATAGATGAAACCCATACTGTTAGTCAGTGGGGGGAGAGTTTTAGACCTACATATTTAGAGGTAGGAAAACATATTAAAACAATTGGTGTAGATTTAGTTACAGCCTATACAGCAACAGCATCTGAATATATTTTAGAGAGTGTAATTAAACATATATTTTTAGGGGAGCAGGTAAATATTGTTAGGGGCAATCCAGATAGGACTAATATTCACTACTCTGTTATTCCATCTATATCCAAGGATGAGACACTTATAGAGTTAGTTAAAAGTGTAGAAACACCAGCAATTATTTTCCACTCATCAAGGGTCAGTGCCGAAGTAACAAATAGACTATTAATAAACAGGTTAGAAAGGGATGATATTGTATACTATCATGCTGGATTAACAAAAGATCAGAAAAGTAGAATCGAAGAGTGGTTTTTTACATCTGACACTGGAATACTAAACGCAACTTGCGCCTACGGAATGGGTGTTGATAAGCAAAATATTAGAAGTGTAATCCATTTAGAAGTCCCCTCCTCCATAGAGGCATTTTTACAGGAGTCAGGGCGGGGAGGACGGGATAGAAAACTTGCAAAATCTTTTTTAATAACAACAAGGGTTAATAAAAAAAGTAGAATACTAGATGCTATTAATACAGGGTTATGCCGTAGAGAAGTTCTTCTTAGGCTTATGGGACATGAGATAGAGTTCTGTTCGGGATGTGATATTTGCGATAATAGTTTTCAAGCAGTTGAAACAGGATTTATACAAATTACCCAGTTCCTGATAAAAAATCGATTTATATATAATATAGATCAGTCAGTAAATATTTTAAAAGGTTTTTATACATTTACTGCTAAACAGGAACAGTATCACAATGCCTGTGGTTTTGGTATTCTTTCCAGGTGGGATAAGGACTCTATTAAAGATAGTATAAATATACTAACTAAAAGTAATGTTATTATAAAAAGATGGGGGAAATTAGGTTTAACTAAACATTTAATTATAGGGGATGAAACTTCTCCATCCCCAAATACCCTATAATCTATTTAAGTTATATCCATCTTTTTCTAAAAGATCTATTAAACTACCCTCTCCGCATAAGTGACCAGCTCCTACTACAATAAAGTAGTTATCACCAGTTTCTAAATAATTTTTAACTTGTTCTAACCAGTTTTTATTTCGTTGGAAAAGAAGTCGGTCTAAAGCCTCCTTAGAACCTGGAATATCTTGCCCTTCAGAAGTCATAATTTTATAGATAGCTTCTGTATCTCCAGAAATCCAAGCATTCATTAGTCCATTAAAAGTCTCTTTAAGAGCATTTTTATCCTCTAAAAGTGATAATAATTCAAACTTTTGATACTCTAAAGAATTAGAATCCATCATTACTATTTGGGACTCCGCACTCTCTAGATAGAGAGGGTTTAATTCTATTTGATTTGCAACATTTTGCAGATGGACATCTACACCATTCCCGGAATAGAATCCAAGTTCCTGACCTAAGAACTCAGTTAATATTGTAGTTACCATCCAGGGCTTAAAAATTCTTATTTGATTAAAATTCATATTAAAAGGTGAGAGAATCTCATTTAAAACCTCTATATTATCCTTATCAATATAGTTAGCAAGATCATCTTTTTGGGGAAGTAGAGCCCTTTCCATAACAAATTTTTGGAAATCAGGATCTGTTCCTGCATAGGTTACATCAGCCTCCATAACAAAATGGTCTGATTGCCCTAAAGATTCATAATAGATATCATCTAATGGATAGATCTCATCTGGAGCGATATGTATTGACCCTGCAATAAATATTGAAGTATCTCCATTTGTTAACTCCCATAAAAGAGCTCTTTTTTCTACACTTTGTGCTACATCTTTTTTAGTTGTGGTACAAGAGGCGGTTACAATAATCCACAGTAGGATTAATACTAATTTTTTAGTTATTTTTTTATTCATATAAAACTATATCATAAATAAATAGAGGATGTCCAAATAGACATCCTCTTTTTTTTACTAGTTATTAAAAGTAAATTATCCTTTTACTGAACCGGCCATTAGCCCTTTAACAAAAAATCTTTGTAGTCCAAAAAATACCATTAGAGGTATTATCATACTCATAAATGCACCAGAAGTTAGAAGGTGCCAATCTTGACCTTTTTCTCCAACCATTGCAGCTAATGCACTAGTAACAACTCTATTTTTATCACCAAGGAAAATAAGTGCTACTAAGTAGTCATTCCACACCCATAAAAACTGGAATATTGCAAAACTTGCTAAAGCAGGAACAGAAAGTGGTATTACAAGTAAGACAAAGGTTGTAAAAGGTGTAGCTCCATCTAGATAAGCGGACTCAAAAATATCCCTAGGAAGTGTACTTATATAATTATAAAGTAGATATACAGCTAAAGGGAGCCCAAATCCTGTATGAGCCAACCACATACTAACAAATGTACCATTTAACCCCCAAGCAGTAAAATCTCGAAGTATAGGTATTAATGCTATCTGTAAAGGAACAACTAAAAGTCCTACAATCATAATAAAAAGAGGTTTTCTTCCAGGAAACTCCATCCAAGCAAATGCATAGGCTGCAAAAGCTGCAATTAAAATAGGTATAACAGTTGCAGGTATGCTAACAGCTATAGAGTTCAAAACAGCATCTGCAAAATTATTCCCCTGTCTTGTTATCTGATTACCCTGGGCATCTTCGAAGGTAACTGTACCAGCAGCTAAAACATCACGGTAGTTACTTAGGGTTAAATTTGCTCCAAATCCTACCCATTTTTTCTCATAAACCTCTACAATTCTGGATCTTTTATTACCATACCATCTTAATATTCTACCCTCTGAAACTTCTATCCCTTCCCGCCACTGGTTAAAATTAGCCGTATGTCCTTCTAGGGTAATAGGTCCATCTGGGTCTATATCCTGTGGTAACTCAATTTCTACTGTTTTTACAATATCTTTATGAGGTAGAACACTCCACCACCCGGAACTATAAATATCTTTAGAATCTCTAAAGGATGTAATAAAAACACCTAGAGTTGGAACTGTCCATAATGTAACGATAAGAATTAATACAGCAGCAATTACTATTTGTGATTTTTGTATTTTTGGTTTTACTTTTTTCATTTTAACACCTTCCTGCTTCTAAACTCTTTTAGGTTGTAATAAAGCACTGGAACAATAACAACTAATAACACAATAGCGATAGCTGATGCCTCTCCTGTATTCCCGTATGTAAATTGTCGTAGATAGAACTCATTCGCAATAACATTAGTACCATAATTACCACCTGTCATAACCCGCACAATATCAAATAGTTTTAGACTAAAAATTAGAATCGTTGTGGTTACAGTAATGATAGTAGGCATAATAAATGGAACAGTTATTTTAAAGAAAATAGTAAAACCATTTGCTCCATCAACTCTAGCAGCTTCATTTAATGAACTAGGAATAGCCTTAATTGCTGATGAAATGATAACCATGGCGTAACCTGTTTGTAACCATACCATTATGAATATTAGAAAAAAGTTATTCCAGAATGGAACCAATAACCAGGGTTGGGCCTCTCCTCCAAATGCAGTTACAATTGCATTTAAAAGTCCGATTTCAACAATATTTATTCCCTGCCCCTTATATGCATAAACAAACTTCCATATAACACC
Above is a genomic segment from Thiospirochaeta perfilievii containing:
- a CDS encoding MerR family transcriptional regulator — translated: MPEKLYKMGDVAKLHNITKKTLRYYDKIDLFKPDQIGGLNNYKYYSRKNFPILKQIIYLKDIGFSLSETKYLLENRTHELMISELHKRLNIVSEDIDKLSQKKRSIEYLINFYERAKKINKNDLNRPSIQIHDTRKVFMLDAEQNDKEGIMLAYRKVLGRLRELDHFSHQEYGSIYFNNGEQLPKRSGSFILLPTDFKIQGQNILPRGKYISMYHMGSYYNEKAVTFLMDWLNNNNYKAIGDFYDFCIVDRSFTDNEDEMIMELQVLVE
- a CDS encoding carbohydrate ABC transporter permease, with translation MKKVKPKIQKSQIVIAAVLILIVTLWTVPTLGVFITSFRDSKDIYSSGWWSVLPHKDIVKTVEIELPQDIDPDGPITLEGHTANFNQWREGIEVSEGRILRWYGNKRSRIVEVYEKKWVGFGANLTLSNYRDVLAAGTVTFEDAQGNQITRQGNNFADAVLNSIAVSIPATVIPILIAAFAAYAFAWMEFPGRKPLFIMIVGLLVVPLQIALIPILRDFTAWGLNGTFVSMWLAHTGFGLPLAVYLLYNYISTLPRDIFESAYLDGATPFTTFVLLVIPLSVPALASFAIFQFLWVWNDYLVALIFLGDKNRVVTSALAAMVGEKGQDWHLLTSGAFMSMIIPLMVFFGLQRFFVKGLMAGSVKG
- a CDS encoding PTS transporter subunit IIC, yielding MENKINVKEYFIKILTGMSTGIVVALVPFALLGEISKALGFTTILVIIQIGSRLLSAIMGLCIARQFKFSPIQAGTLSITTMIGSGAIKITESGFLLAGLGDVINAGITASIAVALLLLIGNKLKAYTILLVPTIVIIVVGLIGLTTLPYVSRLTGYIGSLVNVFSTLQPVIMGILISVTFAFLIISPVSTVGVALAISLSGLGSGAANLGICSAGFGLAILGFKVNGTGTSLAHFLGSPKMQMANFAKNPKMILPILVNAAVVGVFAGLFNIQGTPMSAGFGISGLIGPINHLSAVGYTVGNVFLTILIFVVAPIVIGIICKYLFITKLNYVEEKDYEIKF
- a CDS encoding TraB/GumN family protein, with protein sequence MNKKITKKLVLILLWIIVTASCTTTKKDVAQSVEKRALLWELTNGDTSIFIAGSIHIAPDEIYPLDDIYYESLGQSDHFVMEADVTYAGTDPDFQKFVMERALLPQKDDLANYIDKDNIEVLNEILSPFNMNFNQIRIFKPWMVTTILTEFLGQELGFYSGNGVDVHLQNVANQIELNPLYLESAESQIVMMDSNSLEYQKFELLSLLEDKNALKETFNGLMNAWISGDTEAIYKIMTSEGQDIPGSKEALDRLLFQRNKNWLEQVKNYLETGDNYFIVVGAGHLCGEGSLIDLLEKDGYNLNRL
- a CDS encoding helicase-related protein, whose amino-acid sequence is MEDLINSKSKELFGINYVFPFQRLVISNTLAAAGYFSEDDRLESIPRQIVLLPTGAGKSLCFMLPGVLLEGMTLIIFPLLSLMADQERRIIEGGGSVTILKGGMSKDEKDEAYKLIRTNSVKFILTNPETLGSVKILDLLSGAEITHVVIDETHTVSQWGESFRPTYLEVGKHIKTIGVDLVTAYTATASEYILESVIKHIFLGEQVNIVRGNPDRTNIHYSVIPSISKDETLIELVKSVETPAIIFHSSRVSAEVTNRLLINRLERDDIVYYHAGLTKDQKSRIEEWFFTSDTGILNATCAYGMGVDKQNIRSVIHLEVPSSIEAFLQESGRGGRDRKLAKSFLITTRVNKKSRILDAINTGLCRREVLLRLMGHEIEFCSGCDICDNSFQAVETGFIQITQFLIKNRFIYNIDQSVNILKGFYTFTAKQEQYHNACGFGILSRWDKDSIKDSINILTKSNVIIKRWGKLGLTKHLIIGDETSPSPNTL